From a single Geoanaerobacter pelophilus genomic region:
- a CDS encoding HU family DNA-binding protein, producing the protein MTKAELIAKIAEKAKLTKAQAESAVAAFQCIVIKELVTDGKVTLVGFGTFSSVKRAARTGRNPQTGKEMKIAAKRVGKFTTGKFLKDLDACKFECKQEKKTPASKTFEVRRRKG; encoded by the coding sequence ATGACTAAAGCAGAACTGATCGCCAAAATCGCAGAGAAGGCAAAACTCACCAAAGCTCAAGCAGAATCTGCCGTAGCAGCGTTTCAATGCATCGTGATTAAGGAACTGGTGACAGACGGTAAAGTCACTCTCGTAGGCTTTGGCACCTTCTCGTCAGTCAAGAGAGCGGCACGGACCGGCAGGAACCCGCAGACTGGCAAAGAGATGAAGATAGCGGCCAAAAGGGTAGGGAAGTTCACAACCGGCAAATTCCTCAAAGACCTTGATGCGTGCAAATTTGAATGCAAGCAGGAGAAGAAAACACCCGCCTCCAAGACTTTTGAGGTGAGGCGCCGGAAGGGTTAA
- a CDS encoding bacteriohemerythrin, with protein MPVFMEWSDKYLLGVKEFDEHHEHLVELMNKSYDLFKNQAPQARLEMILDELFEYTAYHFAAEEKWMAEHSYPKLAEHKEEHALFRQKIIEFQHAFHDGQPTIKVDLYAYLAKWLIAHIQEKDPDYGSFNAGKGDKQ; from the coding sequence ATGCCGGTGTTTATGGAGTGGAGTGACAAGTATCTGCTGGGGGTAAAAGAATTTGATGAGCATCATGAGCACCTGGTGGAGCTAATGAACAAGTCATACGACCTTTTCAAGAACCAGGCGCCGCAGGCCAGACTTGAGATGATCCTTGATGAGTTATTTGAATATACTGCCTACCATTTTGCTGCCGAAGAAAAGTGGATGGCTGAGCACTCTTACCCAAAACTTGCCGAGCATAAAGAGGAGCATGCCCTGTTCCGACAAAAGATCATCGAGTTCCAGCATGCCTTTCACGATGGTCAGCCAACCATTAAAGTGGATCTCTATGCGTACCTTGCCAAATGGTTGATTGCACACATTCAGGAAAAGGATCCCGACTACGGCAGCTTCAATGCCGGCAAGGGTGACAAACAATAA
- a CDS encoding MaoC/PaaZ C-terminal domain-containing protein, which produces MSEKCYWDDLREGDPLACRPFTLTIDEIIEFAKKYDPQLFHVDPNAAAATRFGGIIASSLHTLAMCTRSLVEALSDHEVIIGLEMEKVSLPNVVRPDDLLTINAHWADLKRSKSKPMQGVATVKYHVTNQREEVVLATGFRYMLACRPV; this is translated from the coding sequence TTGAGCGAAAAATGTTATTGGGATGACCTGCGCGAGGGGGATCCGCTCGCATGTCGCCCATTTACCCTGACCATTGACGAAATCATCGAGTTTGCCAAGAAGTACGATCCTCAGCTATTCCATGTCGATCCCAACGCGGCGGCAGCAACCCGTTTCGGTGGGATAATTGCGTCCTCACTGCATACCCTGGCAATGTGTACCAGGTCGTTGGTGGAAGCCTTGAGCGACCATGAAGTCATCATTGGTCTGGAGATGGAGAAGGTATCATTGCCGAATGTCGTCAGGCCTGATGATCTCTTGACCATTAATGCCCACTGGGCAGACCTCAAGCGCTCAAAGAGCAAACCGATGCAGGGCGTGGCAACGGTGAAGTATCATGTGACGAATCAACGGGAAGAGGTTGTTCTGGCAACCGGCTTCAGGTACATGCTCGCCTGTCGGCCTGTATGA